From the genome of Branchiostoma lanceolatum isolate klBraLanc5 chromosome 11, klBraLanc5.hap2, whole genome shotgun sequence:
GACTGCAGAGGGGGAGCAGAAGTGAGGACCAAAGCTTACATTGTCGTGTATTTGTCAAATGTTGATTGAGGTGAACTTTTGAAGTTAATGTCTATGTAACGAAATgccaccagggtacatatttCCGCCACCCTCAAAATagacatccaaacagatctgaAATCCAAattcccccagtataatgcactaaTGTATATCAAAACTGTGCATACCCGGGGGTTGCTGCAcaactagagatctctcaaacccactgtttcaaagtggcgaatttatgtaacccggggGATATAAGTTAAGAGCTGCAGCTCTTGTCCTTACATCAGATTAATAATGTGAATTCTGTTCACACAGAAGACTGGCCAATGATGTGTCCACCAGTGCttcagttgccatggcaacagccaagCTGACCTCTCCCAGCACAGGTGAGGGAAGGTTTTGTCTCTTTGGGCAAACAGGAACACTATGCAGATGACTTTTTCAGCAGTTGTTGCAGAACATTTACCCTGTATGTTGGTACAGATACGTTGACATATTTGTGTCAGAAActtcagttcaactttgctttgGAATGAtttctatcaacacagatgaactttcaaataaaGGGTGTGtgtagtacaatgctaaactttttttccaaCTCAGCGGTACACATGGATCAAactttcaacgaccactgtcgcctttttTATTTGACCCGTGTATACCTTTGTGTTAGAAggaagtttagcattgtactatgattagtaccaacacagatgagcttccatgatgatAAGAGACTCTGTTTGTTTCCTTTAGGAGGGTGTGAGAGCCCGAGTCCTGACCGGAgtgggggaggggtggggaaGCAGCTATCCCCGCACCCTGCCAGACAGGGCAGCCCGCTGGCGCTGCCCGACTACCGACGCTACTCCCCCGCCAAGCTCGCTCTCAGGAAACACTTCTCTCAGGTGGGCACAGTGACACGGTACTTTGTCTTgtacacagtttttttttaaaaagaaattggCGATAAGGGCAGTGTCATAGACTTTGTAGTAGTGCTTTAAAAGATTGGAAAACcagagttttagagaatttgaGCTGTAGAGTTTTTGAAAGTAGGTTTCTAAAGGGGGAAATGATAAGACAGAcaagtcacagttgaagactttTGGCAGGATATAATAGCCAAGATCTACATATGAATGTAATCATGacatgcatttttgtccaatccACAGGAACCACGGTTGGCCAGCTGTATTGACCTGCTTGGGCCTGCACTCCAGAGGGAGCCAAAGGAGGGTGACCGGCCCTCCCCACCCTCGCAGAGCCAGGGGGACGGGGCCAAACAGCCTGTGGAGGGCGCAGCGTCCTACATGGGGGGTCGCATCTCCCCCGTCAGTCCCGTCAGCCCTCCCGTGGCCGGCTTCAGCTTGCCAATCAGCATCCCGCTGGAGAGCGTGGACCCCCCCAAACTGCCGGTGAGCATTCCCCTGGCAAGCCTAGACACTGCAGAGAAGGAAGGTACCATTCCCAAGGAGGTAGGGCAGCAGGGACAGGAGAGTAAGTCTCCCAAAGGGAAGGGAAGAGGAAGGAAGAACTCGAGCACATTCCCCAGTGCTGAGTCAGGGACAGCCTCTCCTGGTGGCCAGTTGGTGATGGGGGGAGAGCGCCCTCACAGTAACAGTAGTGTGAGTTCGTCGCGCAGCTATCCGAGGAACACCCCCAGTCCACGCGGTGGGATATCCCCTTTCAGCATCGACAAGCTGGTCTCCAGAGAACGGTCGCCTAGCACCAGCCAATCAGCTGCTCAGTTTGTGAGGTCCGATGGCACCCCCACAACCACCCTCCCCGCCTCCATGGGTTTTGGGTCCCTGCATTACTCAGTCAACATGGTAGGGGGCACTGGTGGACAAGGCTTTGTGAATCCAATGATGTATTCCAGCCTGGAGCAAGCCAAAAGACCGCTCTTCAACGGCACCTCTGGTGTGAACGTCGGGGACGTTAGTCCTCAGATTTTTTGTGGCGTGAACGCTCCAAACAATCCCAGTGTCCTGGTCAACACCACATGTGTCGTGGCCTCCAAGCAGACCGGAACAGATGCAACACCCACGCCAGAGACGAAGGTGAGGAGAAAGAGAAAACGGCAGAGGTCCCCTGCGCAGGACAGCGGTGCCAAGAAGGCGGCAGTGACCGCTGCTCCACCTGTACTTAGCTCTCCTACCTCAACAGCCAATCACAAAAATAAGGTAACCGAGGTAAACGCTGAACTCGAGGGAAGCAGTAAAGGTAAAAGCGAGGACCTGCCTACAGCAATCGCGAACATCGTGACCAACATCAACCAACCGCTGGAGATCACAGCCATCTCCTCCCCCGAGTCTGCTCGTGATTCCCCAGTTGCAGAGGTGTCCTCCAGGACCTTGCCTGGACAATCTGTTATCAGCAGCCTGGCAAAAGTGCAGGCACAGGAGAAGAGTGCAGTGGACAGTCCTGAAAACAAGAACAGGTTTGTACCTTTTTTGCGTGTGGATTCAACAAGCCCTGGTTGTACAATAGGAAACTAGTGCCTAAAAGGAAGATGCATGATGTaaaggaaaacatgtttttttctataacCATTGACATGTGACAATGAACAGCTTACAAGTTTAATTTTGAGGCTTAGAGCTTGGCTTGATTTCTCAGCATCAGTCTTCTGATTGTTCTCATATGTTGTGTGACAGTGCCAGTAGCGTAGAAAAGGCCAAACGACCCCTCACTCCGGGGAAGAAGCCACCGTCGCTGCCCAAGGaatcggcgatgtttgtggctGAAAATGATGACCAATCAAAGCACACCATTTCCCCGAACAGCAAGAAGATGGAGGCCCAGCTAAAGAGCGGGTTCGACGCAATCATGGCGTTTGCGTCGTCCGCGTTGGACCGCAGTCGTCGGAAGAGTTCCGAACATGAGAAGGAGCACCACGATAGCCAGGTCGGTGTTCAATCATGAttcgatgtacatgtacctctcaaGTGATGGTTGCATGCCAATGATGCAGAGCAACCTGGTTAAACATTTAGTTTGcccaaagatatcaaaacatgtcaaaaacaagaaagaactGTTTTATAACATTGGTATAAATTTGTAATCTAAGCAACTAACCTGAATTATTGAAAGCCCTGGTTTCATTCAAGACACACATAGGTTGTGAAAAATCTGTCCAACTTGATTGGTTGGCTCAAAGAAAGTTTGGTATTCCGCGGAAAATCTCACTGTTCTGTTTCCCCTGTTCTGTCCAGGACTTTGACCTCCGAGAAATGGTTTCCTCGCCAGACTTATCTGACAATGAGGAAGCTGCTGCAAGCAAGAAAAAAGAGTCTGATGCCTCCCAGCAGAAGAAAGAGGTACTGCAGCTCTGTTTGACTCCTGTTGTCTTATCTCCatcaaaaatggagatattgtttctGGATGAATTATAATGATATATGGTATGTTTTCAGCAGTAGTTTGCTCAACTGTGTGAAACTTTGTCATACTTACATTTCAGAAGATTTCGAATTGTGATATGCCGTCAACAAGTTTTCAGTCCAAAACAGTGTCTTTTTTGCATCAATTACGAATGTATAtagctttttttcattttatagtGCCAAGTATCGCTTTACACTCAGATTAaaacaacattcatttgataagGATTTGCAAAAGAAATGGCCATGGATGAAGACAAAGATTTTTCCCCAACTTTAGGACCAGACTGCACAGAGCAAGGCTGGGGGCAATGACCTACAGGGCACTGACCCGCAGGTCAAGACAGAAGAGGTGGACTTCAAGTCGGAAACAGACACGGCGGAGGAGGACATCCCCGAGGACGGTACGTCCACCAACTACCCCCCTGAGGAGTGGAGCCAGGGGGGGCAGCAGTACAGGTGGCGGGATGGTAGGGAGCTGGCGTTTAAGGTGGAAGGTGAGGgtgaaggtcaaagttgaaaacttacaggtcaaggtcaactagcctgtgttacacatcTCTCGGAATTGGTCGTCCTCCCAAGAGCTTTTGTGGCCATTCACCTCTAACTCGAGTGAATCTTTTCCTTCCCTAGAGTCACCAACAGGagcttatttttcttttatcagATAAAAATTAGTCCAATAGGAGCTAAGGAACATTGGAAATGATTGGCTCCTCAATGAGGTGGACATATGGAATGGACTAATCATTCAAGCCAACCGACATGTCTCACAACACAGttatccctcagtaagacagctGGAGCCACATGGTCCCATTTAGAATGCACTCTCCTGTGCTTTCGCTATTAAAAGTAGAGTAGGTTGAtcctcaggtgtaaatgaaaaaagaatgggggggggggaatgagaGCAGTTTGGGAGATGGTCCTGTTGACAGTCCTGTGTTTTTGCCCCAGCAGAGCGACATGAGCGTGGTATGAAGCTGGAGGGGTACATGTGGGGGGGTGCAGGGATGTACCGTGGTGGTGGGGTTcacggtggtggtggtgggggtGGTGCTAGcggaggtggtggtggtggaCAGAACTTCCCGCCAAACAGATTCCAGCGGGGGTTCAGGCACCCGTCTGGGGACAAAGGTAGGTTTGAATAATACTGgtatgttatcatcatcatcaccctcACTGAATTTCAGTGTAAACTGAGACAGTCCCATGTAATGATTCTCCATGGTCTTAAGTCTGTTGccaagatttcaaaattgaatttactCATCTACCTCTACATGACTGGAGATATAGCTTTTTTTTGGGAATCATATTGGAAAGTTAGGAATGCAGGCAAAAAAATGCTCCAGGTTTCagaaatttttttattttgcctTCAAATGTCCTACTTGAACTTGTTAAAATCAACCCTTCCTGTCAAAAGCCTGAAACTGAAAAAGATAAAATGGaaggtttgtttattttgcaggGAGGAAGTTCCAGCAGGGTAAGCGACCGTGGCAGAATCGCGACCGGCGCGGACAGGCGCACGAGGGAAAGTTTGGGAAAATCAAGAAGTTCAAACAGAAGAAGCCGTGGCAAAAGGGCGACAAGTCCTTCCCAGACAACAACAGCCCCAGCCCAGGCTTCATGCAGAAGCAGCCCCCCATGTCCGTATCCgccggcggccccatgtatCCGAACCTGCCACATCCGGGAGCATATGGTGCTTCCGGCTACGCGCCCATGGGAGCGCTGGCGGCGGCTGGCGGGATGAGACCGTACCAGCCCGACAGCATGGAGCTCAACAAGCCTGGGTTCCAGCCTCACTTCCACACCTCCTTCCCCCCTCCCTCATCATCAGCATCACCTGCCTTTTACAACTCCTCCCTGGGGAAGAGCTTCTACTCCGTCCCCCCTCCCTCCATCACCCTCCCCCCTCCCAGCATGTCCACCCACTCCCACGAGcagctcccccctccccctcctccccccgGTATGCCCCCCTCTCACCTACCACCGCCCCCTCCATCTTCAAACAGCAGCagtctcccccctcccccaccccctcctggGCAGCCCCCTCCCAACCTGCACCCCCCTCAGATGCCCCCCCTGAAGAGCGCCCCCCTGCGCCCTAGTGCCGTTAGCTCGCCGATGTCAGCCAGGTGGGTGCCGGTCCCTTCCAGGTGAGGTGTTGGTGGACTGTCAAACTGGCTAAAGGAGGGAAATGGCAGGAAACTAGAAAGCTATGTTTGCTTGCTAATGCAGAACATCTTCCTTTCTGCACTGGCTGTAAAGTTACCAGCTGTACAAAGGAATACAGAAGTGCTTCTAGAGTTATCAGATCTCTTTTCTCCTTTTCCCTCCTGTGTCAGTTGCAGATTGTGTTGAAACAGGCATTACCTTTTTTTCCTCATAGTTCGAGAGTAGAAATAGAAATTGTTCCTGCACTTCAGACATAAGCAAGCAATTTTTGTAGGGAAAATataaaaaggacattttacgttTAAGTGTTTTCAAAGAACACTCCACATATTGCTCTGTCTGAATCACATGTATGTATCTCAGTATTTGTATTATGGTAGTAGAAGTCCAAAAATCATGCCATATAGGGTAGCCTGCAGTTTCAAGGATGCACCTGGCAGTTGAGAATTTAGGGCTCCTTACATTGAACACTTGAACTTTGAAAAATGACTCTCCTGATTTGGTTTTGTTCTGACAGTGTGGGACCACAGCCGCCCCTGCTGCAGCCCTATAGCATGATGGGAATGAACAAACCCATGGGTCCCTTCCCAGGGTTCCCTGACTACAGCAACAGGCCGAGATGACAGAAGAAAGGTACGTTGAAATTAGCTGCataaaatcataaaatcatCATCGTCTAAATTGATTTTGGATCCTCTTGAAGGAAGGGGTTCTCTACATGGGATTCCTGAAGTCTAGATTAATGTTCTATTAACTCTGTATTCATATATCTGTCATCATTCCCAAGGTAACAGTTATTCattcaagcaattggataacaTTTGGGAAATTTCACATCTAGTCACTtatgaaagacagcagatgctgtctgaaacgtctgaccatttccaaattttgcCCAggtgcttgtcaatgagtaactgttagtttttgtatcttatcacctggctgtctaaccttcatcaatgtatctgCAATCATCATTCCtcggtacctgtacctaacaTATATTTAGGCACACAGCCTACTAAAACTTACTTACTTAAAAGTTGAGAATAATCTGGTGCTTTGTGTTTAGGTGGCAGCTAGGATGTGTTGGCTGACTACCTCATCGAGTTGGAACAACTATGCAACACCAGCCATGCAGACAGCCAATCACAGCAAGCTTGAtatccaaccaaccaatcacaacAAGCCTGGCAATCAGCCAATCCAGGCCAGCCTAACAGAAGGCCAACCAATGACAGCAAGCCTCACAACAGCAAAGACATGCTGGAAAATGCAGGTTTCTATGACAGAATGAAATAGGAAGTCTAACACAGAAATGGTTTTACATACTGAGAAGATACTTGCATCAATATCACACTTATAGACACTGTGATTC
Proteins encoded in this window:
- the LOC136445144 gene encoding histone-lysine N-methyltransferase, H3 lysine-79 specific-like isoform X6, with amino-acid sequence MAMELRLKSPAGAEPAIYHWPLQSDNNRDEALEIIETIRWVCEDFPELKLAMENNVLLDYDTKSYESMRTICDKYNRAIDATLQLCFRGNQVRGTTRPAQLQTRPSRGLLRHILTQVYNHSIDNPDRLNNYEPFSPEVYGETSFDLIAQMTDEITITEDDTFMDLGSGVGQVVLQVAASTPCRFCYGVEKSEVPALYCERMDVNFKKWMKWYGKTYGEYKLEKGDFLTPTFKDKIANTSIVFVNNFAFGPSVDHQLKERFANMKEGAKVVSSKAFCPLNFRITDRNLNDIGTIMRVSELSPLRGSVSWTGKPVSYYLHVIDRTILEDYFSSKIHNNSQGLERGRNGNGRSNSSGSSSSSPTRSNDFRAAKNISFDKENEENMNIYGATTRRQWQEWIAGKKPEPIGKNPHERMEVPTWGFHNYTRAVRPPSPPEAEGDSKKASRKRQRQAAKRGPGRPKKSGEADESAEPSNKSRRRQKIAKCKTAALDLLHAQTVSNSTSPQGGQHDRGPTSPYDRTVPFTLPPHPYRVQQQPMVEQAFPALQRLLESFKMQYLQFLAYMRTPDYKQHLQQEIQQEKARQEQLTTKASQLSQQIEQLLGEGKKLLSTRLQELGIKSAADILTLSQKEVVRNRELHQKAQQLQQDIDKLEADNNKKDPNGVTREAVMQEIMAAMAERKRLKKLTTQLETEVATLQKGGSEKDPAEHAGKDQDAETAEGEQKRLANDVSTSASVAMATAKLTSPSTGGCESPSPDRSGGGVGKQLSPHPARQGSPLALPDYRRYSPAKLALRKHFSQEPRLASCIDLLGPALQREPKEGDRPSPPSQSQGDGAKQPVEGAASYMGGRISPVSPVSPPVAGFSLPISIPLESVDPPKLPVSIPLASLDTAEKEGTIPKEVGQQGQESKSPKGKGRGRKNSSTFPSAESGTASPGGQLVMGGERPHSNSSVSSSRSYPRNTPSPRGGISPFSIDKLVSRERSPSTSQSAAQFVRSDGTPTTTLPASMGFGSLHYSVNMVGGTGGQGFVNPMMYSSLEQAKRPLFNGTSGVNVGDVSPQIFCGVNAPNNPSVLVNTTCVVASKQTGTDATPTPETKVRRKRKRQRSPAQDSGAKKAAVTAAPPVLSSPTSTANHKNKVTEVNAELEGSSKGKSEDLPTAIANIVTNINQPLEITAISSPESARDSPVAEVSSRTLPGQSVISSLAKVQAQEKSAVDSPENKNSASSVEKAKRPLTPGKKPPSLPKESAMFVAENDDQSKHTISPNSKKMEAQLKSGFDAIMAFASSALDRSRRKSSEHEKEHHDSQDFDLREMVSSPDLSDNEEAAASKKKESDASQQKKEDQTAQSKAGGNDLQGTDPQVKTEEVDFKSETDTAEEDIPEDGTSTNYPPEEWSQGGQQYRWRDGRELAFKVEAERHERGMKLEGYMWGGAGMYRGGGVHGGGGGGGASGGGGGGQNFPPNRFQRGFRHPSGDKGRKFQQGKRPWQNRDRRGQAHEGKFGKIKKFKQKKPWQKGDKSFPDNNSPSPGFMQKQPPMSVSAGGPMYPNLPHPGAYGASGYAPMGALAAAGGMRPYQPDSMELNKPGFQPHFHTSFPPPSSSASPAFYNSSLGKSFYSVPPPSITLPPPSMSTHSHEQLPPPPPPPGMPPSHLPPPPPSSNSSSLPPPPPPPGQPPPNLHPPQMPPLKSAPLRPSAVSSPMSARWVPVPSSVGPQPPLLQPYSMMGMNKPMGPFPGFPDYSNRPR
- the LOC136445144 gene encoding histone-lysine N-methyltransferase, H3 lysine-79 specific-like isoform X7, which codes for MAMELRLKSPAGAEPAIYHWPLQSDNNRDEALEIIETIRWVCEDFPELKLAMENNVLLDYDTKSYESMRTICDKYNRAIDATLQLCFRGNQVRGTTRPAQLQTRPSRGLLRHILTQVYNHSIDNPDRLNNYEPFSPEVYGETSFDLIAQMTDEITITEDDTFMDLGSGVGQVVLQVAASTPCRFCYGVEKSEVPALYCERMDVNFKKWMKWYGKTYGEYKLEKGDFLTPTFKDKIANTSIVFVNNFAFGPSVDHQLKERFANMKEGAKVVSSKAFCPLNFRITDRNLNDIGTIMRVSELSPLRGSVSWTGKPVSYYLHVIDRTILEDYFSSKIHNNSQGLERGRNGNGRSNSSGSSSSSPTRSNDFRAAKNISFDKENEENMNIYGATTRRQWQEWIAGKKPEPIGKNPHERMEVPTWGFHNYTRAVMGPAMWGSVGMPAERRPPSPPEAEGDSKKASRKRQRQAAKRGPGRPKKSGEADESAEPSNKSRRRQKIAKCKTAALDLLHAQTVSNSTSPQGGQHDRGPTSPYDRTVPFTLPPHPYRVQQQPMVEQAFPALQRLLESFKMQYLQFLAYMRTPDYKQHLQQEIQQEKARQEQLTTKASQLSQQIEQLLGEGKKLLSTRLQELGIKSAADILTLSQKEVVRNRELHQKAQQLQQDIDKLEADNNKKDPNGVTREAVMQEIMAAMAERKRLKKLTTQLETEVATLQKGGSEKDPAEHAGKDQDAETAEGEQKRLANDVSTSASVAMATAKLTSPSTGGCESPSPDRSGGGVGKQLSPHPARQGSPLALPDYRRYSPAKLALRKHFSQEPRLASCIDLLGPALQREPKEGDRPSPPSQSQGDGAKQPVEGAASYMGGRISPVSPVSPPVAGFSLPISIPLESVDPPKLPVSIPLASLDTAEKEGTIPKEVGQQGQESKSPKGKGRGRKNSSTFPSAESGTASPGGQLVMGGERPHSNSSVSSSRSYPRNTPSPRGGISPFSIDKLVSRERSPSTSQSAAQFVRSDGTPTTTLPASMGFGSLHYSVNMVGGTGGQGFVNPMMYSSLEQAKRPLFNGTSGVNVGDVSPQIFCGVNAPNNPSVLVNTTCVVASKQTGTDATPTPETKVRRKRKRQRSPAQDSGAKKAAVTAAPPVLSSPTSTANHKNKVTEVNAELEGSSKGKSEDLPTAIANIVTNINQPLEITAISSPESARDSPVAEVSSRTLPGQSVISSLAKVQAQEKSAVDSPENKNSASSVEKAKRPLTPGKKPPSLPKESAMFVAENDDQSKHTISPNSKKMEAQLKSGFDAIMAFASSALDRSRRKSSEHEKEHHDSQDFDLREMVSSPDLSDNEEAAASKKKESDASQQKKEDQTAQSKAGGNDLQGTDPQVKTEEVDFKSETDTAEEDIPEDGTSTNYPPEEWSQGGQQYRWRDGRELAFKVEGRKFQQGKRPWQNRDRRGQAHEGKFGKIKKFKQKKPWQKGDKSFPDNNSPSPGFMQKQPPMSVSAGGPMYPNLPHPGAYGASGYAPMGALAAAGGMRPYQPDSMELNKPGFQPHFHTSFPPPSSSASPAFYNSSLGKSFYSVPPPSITLPPPSMSTHSHEQLPPPPPPPGMPPSHLPPPPPSSNSSSLPPPPPPPGQPPPNLHPPQMPPLKSAPLRPSAVSSPMSARWVPVPSSVGPQPPLLQPYSMMGMNKPMGPFPGFPDYSNRPR
- the LOC136445144 gene encoding histone-lysine N-methyltransferase, H3 lysine-79 specific-like isoform X8; the protein is MAMELRLKSPAGAEPAIYHWPLQSDNNRDEALEIIETIRWVCEDFPELKLAMENNVLLDYDTKSYESMRTICDKYNRAIDATLQLCFRGNQVRGTTRPAQLQTRPSRGLLRHILTQVYNHSIDNPDRLNNYEPFSPEVYGETSFDLIAQMTDEITITEDDTFMDLGSGVGQVVLQVAASTPCRFCYGVEKSEVPALYCERMDVNFKKWMKWYGKTYGEYKLEKGDFLTPTFKDKIANTSIVFVNNFAFGPSVDHQLKERFANMKEGAKVVSSKAFCPLNFRITDRNLNDIGTIMRVSELSPLRGSVSWTGKPVSYYLHVIDRTILEDYFSSKIHNNSQGLERGRNGNGRSNSSGSSSSSPTRSNDFRAAKNISFDKENEENMNIYGATTRRQWQEWIAGKKPEPIGKNPHERMEVPTWGFHNYTRAVMGPAMWGSVGMPAERRPPSPPEAEGDSKKASRKRQRQAAKRGPGRPKKSGEADESAEPSNKSRRRQKIAKCKTAALDLLHAQTVSNSTSPQGGQHDRGPTSPYDRTVPFTLPPHPYRVQQQPMVEQAFPALQRLLESFKMQYLQFLAYMRTPDYKQHLQQEIQQEKARQEQLTTKASQLSQQIEQLLGEGKKLLSTRLQELGIKSAADILTLSQKEVVRNRELHQKAQQLQQDIDKLEADNNKKDPNGVTREAVMQEIMAAMAERKRLKKLTTQLETEVATLQKGGSEKDPAEHAGKDQDAETAEGEQKRLANDVSTSASVAMATAKLTSPSTGGCESPSPDRSGGGVGKQLSPHPARQGSPLALPDYRRYSPAKLALRKHFSQEPRLASCIDLLGPALQREPKEGDRPSPPSQSQGDGAKQPVEGAASYMGGRISPVSPVSPPVAGFSLPISIPLESVDPPKLPVSIPLASLDTAEKEGTIPKEVGQQGQESKSPKGKGRGRKNSSTFPSAESGTASPGGQLVMGGERPHSNSSVSSSRSYPRNTPSPRGGISPFSIDKLVSRERSPSTSQSAAQFVRSDGTPTTTLPASMGFGSLHYSVNMVGGTGGQGFVNPMMYSSLEQAKRPLFNGTSGVNVGDVSPQIFCGVNAPNNPSVLVNTTCVVASKQTGTDATPTPETKVRRKRKRQRSPAQDSGAKKAAVTAAPPVLSSPTSTANHKNKVTEVNAELEGSSKGKSEDLPTAIANIVTNINQPLEITAISSPESARDSPVAEVSSRTLPGQSVISSLAKVQAQEKSAVDSPENKNSASSVEKAKRPLTPGKKPPSLPKESAMFVAENDDQSKHTISPNSKKMEAQLKSGFDAIMAFASSALDRSRRKSSEHEKEHHDSQDFDLREMVSSPDLSDNEEAAASKKKESDASQQKKEDQTAQSKAGGNDLQGTDPQVKTEEVDFKSETDTAEEDIPEDGRKFQQGKRPWQNRDRRGQAHEGKFGKIKKFKQKKPWQKGDKSFPDNNSPSPGFMQKQPPMSVSAGGPMYPNLPHPGAYGASGYAPMGALAAAGGMRPYQPDSMELNKPGFQPHFHTSFPPPSSSASPAFYNSSLGKSFYSVPPPSITLPPPSMSTHSHEQLPPPPPPPGMPPSHLPPPPPSSNSSSLPPPPPPPGQPPPNLHPPQMPPLKSAPLRPSAVSSPMSARWVPVPSSVGPQPPLLQPYSMMGMNKPMGPFPGFPDYSNRPR
- the LOC136445144 gene encoding histone-lysine N-methyltransferase, H3 lysine-79 specific-like isoform X4, with protein sequence MAMELRLKSPAGAEPAIYHWPLQSDNNRDEALEIIETIRWVCEDFPELKLAMENNVLLDYDTKSYESMRTICDKYNRAIDATLQLCFRGNQVRGTTRPAQLQTRPSRGLLRHILTQVYNHSIDNPDRLNNYEPFSPEVYGETSFDLIAQMTDEITITEDDTFMDLGSGVGQVVLQVAASTPCRFCYGVEKSEVPALYCERMDVNFKKWMKWYGKTYGEYKLEKGDFLTPTFKDKIANTSIVFVNNFAFGPSVDHQLKERFANMKEGAKVVSSKAFCPLNFRITDRNLNDIGTIMRVSELSPLRGSVSWTGKPVSYYLHVIDRTILEDYFSSKIHNNSQGLERGRNGNGRSNSSGSSSSSPTRSNDFRAAKNISFDKENEENMNIYGATTRRQWQEWIAGKKPEPIGKNPHERMEVPTWGFHNYTRAVMGPAMWGSVGMPAERRPPSPPEAEGDSKKASRKRQRQAAKRGPGRPKKSGEADESAEPSNKSRRRQKIAKCKTAALDLLHAQTVSNSTSPQGGQHDRGPTSPYDRTVPFTLPPHPYRVQQQPMVEQAFPALQRLLESFKMQYLQFLAYMRTPDYKQHLQQEIQQEKARQEQLTTKASQLSQQIEQLLGEGKKLLSTRLQELGIKSAADILTLSQKEVVRNRELHQKAQQLQQDIDKLEADNNKKDPNGVTREAVMQEIMAAMAERKRLKKLTTQLETEVATLQKGGSEKDPAEHAGKDQDAETAEGEQKRLANDVSTSASVAMATAKLTSPSTGGCESPSPDRSGGGVGKQLSPHPARQGSPLALPDYRRYSPAKLALRKHFSQEPRLASCIDLLGPALQREPKEGDRPSPPSQSQGDGAKQPVEGAASYMGGRISPVSPVSPPVAGFSLPISIPLESVDPPKLPVSIPLASLDTAEKEGTIPKEVGQQGQESKSPKGKGRGRKNSSTFPSAESGTASPGGQLVMGGERPHSNSSVSSSRSYPRNTPSPRGGISPFSIDKLVSRERSPSTSQSAAQFVRSDGTPTTTLPASMGFGSLHYSVNMVGGTGGQGFVNPMMYSSLEQAKRPLFNGTSGVNVGDVSPQIFCGVNAPNNPSVLVNTTCVVASKQTGTDATPTPETKVRRKRKRQRSPAQDSGAKKAAVTAAPPVLSSPTSTANHKNKVTEVNAELEGSSKGKSEDLPTAIANIVTNINQPLEITAISSPESARDSPVAEVSSRTLPGQSVISSLAKVQAQEKSAVDSPENKNSASSVEKAKRPLTPGKKPPSLPKESAMFVAENDDQSKHTISPNSKKMEAQLKSGFDAIMAFASSALDRSRRKSSEHEKEHHDSQDFDLREMVSSPDLSDNEEAAASKKKESDASQQKKEDQTAQSKAGGNDLQGTDPQVKTEEVDFKSETDTAEEDIPEDGTSTNYPPEEWSQGGQQYRWRDGRELAFKVEAERHERGMKLEGYMWGGAGMYRGGGVHGGGGGGGASGGGGGGQNFPPNRFQRGFRHPSGDKGRKFQQGKRPWQNRDRRGQAHEGKFGKIKKFKQKKPWQKGDKSFPDNNSPSPGFMQKQPPMSVSAGGPMYPNLPHPGAYGASGYAPMGALAAAGGMRPYQPDSMELNKPGFQPHFHTSFPPPSSSASPAFYNSSLGKSFYSVPPPSITLPPPSMSTHSHEQLPPPPPPPGMPPSHLPPPPPSSNSSSLPPPPPPPGQPPPNLHPPQMPPLKSAPLRPSAVSSPMSASVGPQPPLLQPYSMMGMNKPMGPFPGFPDYSNRPR